The genomic stretch ACCTTCAGGTCCTCATTCCACTCTGAATGACGATGCTGATGAAATTTTAAACAAGTTCTATACAACACCGATAATATAACAATAAAAATATAGAAAAATGGATTTGAATTTTGAAAAAATGAACGGGTTGATCCCCGCCATCATACAAGACAACAGCACCAACAAAGTACTGATGTTAGGGTTTATGAATGAAGAAGCATACCGAAAAACAATGGAAACTGGTAAAGTAACTTTCTTCAGCCGTACCAAGAACCGCCTGTGGACAAAAGGTGAAGAAAGCGGGAATTTCCTGAATGTTGTTTCTATAAAAGAAGACTGTGACAAGGATACCCTGCTGATCAAAGTAAATCCGGCAGGTCCTGTATGTCACACCGGAACAGATACTTGCTGGGGAGAAGAAAACAAAGAAGACATCATGTTCCTAAAGGAATTACAAGATTTCATTGACAAACGTCATGAGGAAATGCCCGCAGGCTCTTACACCACCAGCCTGTTCGAATCCGGTATCAACAAAATGGCACAGAAAGTAGGTGAAGAAGCCGTGGAAACGGTTATCGAAGCTTGTAACGGAACCGACGAACGCCTTATCTACGAAGGAGCCGATCTGATATACCACATGATTGTACTGCTCACCTCAAAAGGCTATCGCATCGAGGACCTTGCCCGTGAATTGAAAGAACGTCATAGCGCTACGTGGAAAAAACACTAAAATGATGGACGAAGCTCTCATTCGATATAAAAACGTATATATCAACCAACAAGAATTAGGCGTATTGGAAGATGTAAACCTGGAACTGAACAAGGGTGAATTTGTTTACCTCATTGGGAAAGTCGGTTCCGGAAAGACCTCATTACTGAAAACAATTTACGGTGAGCTGGATATACAGTCAGGAGAAGCCGAGGTGCTAGGCTACAACATGACTAACATCAAGCGGAAGCATATTCCCGAACTGCGCCGCCGTTTAGGCATTGTCTTTCAAGATTTTCAGTTACTGACAGACCGCACCGTACACGCTAACCTCAGTTTTGTATTGCGCGCCACCGGATGGACAAACAAAGCAACCATCAAAGCACGCATTGAAGAAGTACTGGACCAAGTGGGAATGACCGGTAAAGGATACAAAATGCCCAACGAACTATCGGGTGGCGAACAACAACGCATTGTTATCGCCCGTGCCATCCTAAACCGGCCGGACATTATTCTGGCCGATGAGCCGACGGGTAACCTGGACACGGAAACAGGGCGCAAAATTGTAGAACTTCTGAAATCCATTTGTGCTACAGGCTCCGCCATCATGATGACCACCCATAATCTGCATCTCTTGTCGGAATATCCGGGAGTTGTCTACCGTTTTGAGAATCATCATATCAAAGAAGTGACTCACGAATACAGCCGGATGGAAAGAAGTCAAAATGAGACCGAAAAAGGAGAAAAAACGACAGTTGCACCCCAAGAAACGGCAGAATAAGTAGATGAATGATAAATATCATCGCTAAAATGCTGATTTTTGCAGTCTTATTTGTATATTTGCACGCTAATTATCAATATAGGAACAATTAAAATACGAAACGAAAAATGAAAGTTTTAAAGTTTGGAGGTACTTCGGTAGGTTCTGCACAAAGAATGAAAGAAGTAGCCAAATTAATT from Phocaeicola dorei encodes the following:
- the hisIE gene encoding bifunctional phosphoribosyl-AMP cyclohydrolase/phosphoribosyl-ATP diphosphatase HisIE gives rise to the protein MDLNFEKMNGLIPAIIQDNSTNKVLMLGFMNEEAYRKTMETGKVTFFSRTKNRLWTKGEESGNFLNVVSIKEDCDKDTLLIKVNPAGPVCHTGTDTCWGEENKEDIMFLKELQDFIDKRHEEMPAGSYTTSLFESGINKMAQKVGEEAVETVIEACNGTDERLIYEGADLIYHMIVLLTSKGYRIEDLARELKERHSATWKKH
- a CDS encoding cell division ATP-binding protein FtsE, with amino-acid sequence MMDEALIRYKNVYINQQELGVLEDVNLELNKGEFVYLIGKVGSGKTSLLKTIYGELDIQSGEAEVLGYNMTNIKRKHIPELRRRLGIVFQDFQLLTDRTVHANLSFVLRATGWTNKATIKARIEEVLDQVGMTGKGYKMPNELSGGEQQRIVIARAILNRPDIILADEPTGNLDTETGRKIVELLKSICATGSAIMMTTHNLHLLSEYPGVVYRFENHHIKEVTHEYSRMERSQNETEKGEKTTVAPQETAE